Part of the Salinigranum rubrum genome is shown below.
AGTTCCCCAAGGGCGGGGTCGAAGGCGACGAGGAACTCCAGCAGACGGCGATCAGAGAAGTCAGAGAGGAAGCCGGTGTCGAGGATTTCCGCCTCGTCGACGGCTTCCGCGAGGATTACAGCTACGTGTTCGAAGCGAACGGGACGACCATCCACAAGACGGTTCACCTGTTCATCGCGCGGTCGTTCGAGGCCAGCGCCGAACTCTCCCGCGAACACCGCGACCTGCAGTGGCGCGACTACGAGCAGGCCATCAACACCATCACCCAGGACGGCCCGCGCGAGATATTCAGGCGCGCCCACCGATACCTGGACGAACTCGCGGAGAAGACCGAGGAGGGGCGGACGTACCTCGCGTAGCGCGTGACGGACCTGGCGGTGGATTCGGAGTTCACGTTCGAACTCGTCGCCTGCCGGTGGGCCGAGCGCGAGTGGCCGCCGGACGGGCCGAGAGCCGACGCCGTCCTCGTCGCACGACAGGTCGGCACGCGGAAGCGCCGGTGGGACACGCTCGTCGTCGAGGCGGACCCGGCCGGGCTCAGAGGTCGTGACCTCCTGGGTCCGGACGAACTCGACTCGGATCTCCTGCACGTCGTCCGGCACGCCCCGGCGGAGTGGGCGTGGTACCGCGACGCCCTCCCGCACCCGGGCTACCCCTGGCGGTACGTCCGCGAGGCGATTCACCGCGCGGCCGCCCGGGACGCGGTCGAGACGCGCCGCCGCGGGAATCGCATCGAACTCCGGCGGGTCGCGCCGTACCCGGACTGGATTTCGA
Proteins encoded:
- a CDS encoding bis(5'-nucleosyl)-tetraphosphatase, which gives rise to MAVEAVSAGAILFRDTRGHREYLLLKSRPGDWEFPKGGVEGDEELQQTAIREVREEAGVEDFRLVDGFREDYSYVFEANGTTIHKTVHLFIARSFEASAELSREHRDLQWRDYEQAINTITQDGPREIFRRAHRYLDELAEKTEEGRTYLA